One Deferribacterota bacterium DNA window includes the following coding sequences:
- a CDS encoding class II SORL domain-containing protein: MSTIGNFIKSEDYKKEKHVPVIELPDSIKAGEEFQVKVSVGKEIKHPNLTEHFIAWIELFFNSKDGKNVTHLGKAEFLSHGESTEGPNKGYAYTEPVALFNIKLDKPGTLVAVSYCNIHGLWENTVEVNI; this comes from the coding sequence CTATTGGGAATTTTATTAAGTCAGAAGATTACAAAAAAGAAAAACATGTACCTGTAATTGAATTACCAGATTCAATAAAAGCTGGAGAGGAATTCCAAGTAAAAGTATCAGTTGGCAAGGAGATTAAACATCCAAATTTAACTGAGCATTTTATTGCATGGATTGAGCTATTTTTTAACTCAAAAGATGGTAAAAATGTAACACATTTAGGAAAGGCTGAATTTTTATCACACGGAGAGTCAACCGAGGGTCCTAACAAAGGATATGCATATACTGAACCTGTTGCATTGTTTAATATAAAATTAGATAAACCTGGAACACTTGTAGCTGTGAGCTATTGCAATATCCATGGTTTGTGGGAAAATACTGTAGAGGTAAACATTTAA